One Tolypothrix bouteillei VB521301 DNA window includes the following coding sequences:
- a CDS encoding filamentous hemagglutinin N-terminal domain-containing protein, which translates to MHLQNNYLEDLNHLNLRRQNWLQLLLFCSAIVMVSTPIRAQMTPDNTLGAESSVVKSNIIINGVNGDRIEGGARRGGNLFHSFSQFNINDDQRVYFANPSGVENILTRVTGGQVSNIFGTLGTEGSANLFLLNPNGIVFGSNARLDIGGSFVATTANAVRFGGIGNFSATKPEVPPVLTINPDALLFNQISAGAIVNNSVAPSELDPSSSFIARGLRVPDGKSLLLVGGEIQMDGGSLYAFGGRVELGGLAGVGTVELKVDGQNLSLNFPNGVERSDVFLSNGSVVDAIAGDGGSIAINARNLEMRSRSGLYAGIARGIGSDSSQSGNIDIHATVAINLNNISSIINAVQPEAKGHGGNVNIRTSNLLVQGGSQIGAGTFGIGKGGSLIVNAQDIQIIGTGGTTGRGSGLFSFSEQNSTGNAGSLTIKTDSLLVKDVAVVSAATFGAGKGGSLTIDAQNIQLIGISSGLFASSELNSTGDAGSLTIKTDSLLVKDGAQISTGTLGAGKGGFLIIDAQDVQLSGRSGNPQFLSSLTTASSSTGDAGSLTIKTDSLLVKDGAVIFTGTFGAGKGGSLTIDAKDVQLIGTSSNRRFASGLLTSSVSTGDAGSLTIKTDSLLINNGAEVSASTFGAGKGGSLTIDAQNIQLIDGDISATSQRNSTGDAGSLTIKTDSLLAKDGAQVSTGTFGAGKGGSLTIDAKNVQLIGTSTDGKFGSGLYASTIPNSTGDAGDLILKTESLLLLDGAQVLTATFGAGKGGSLTIDASNIVEVVGTSFNDILSSAIATSTNSSGDAGNVNLNARRLIVRDGGSLAAETSQTSTGSSGNLVINVKDAVEVTGISNTNERLSSLSVRSRGQGQAGNLTVNSPRISVKDRGEINAESFTADGGNITLNTDLLLLRRGGTVSATAGINQGKGNGGNITINANNGFIVAVAEENSDISANAFEGRGGNINIITNGIYGLQYRPSLTQLSDINVSSQFGINGTVQINTPDIDPSGNLVELPVNLVDATQRVSTGCNRGGRQRKNSFTATGRGGLPPSPIEPLTEDSVLAQWVIPLSYVGTTEAVNRTSLEASGTATTHLSTQIVEASNWVIDRNGDIVLVAGAPGTVLYNSTSLNASCSVF; encoded by the coding sequence ATGCATCTCCAAAATAACTACTTAGAAGATCTTAACCATCTCAATTTAAGAAGACAAAACTGGCTTCAGTTGTTACTATTTTGTAGTGCTATAGTAATGGTGAGCACACCCATCCGCGCTCAAATGACTCCAGATAATACCTTAGGAGCGGAAAGTTCAGTCGTTAAATCTAATATTATCATTAATGGAGTGAACGGCGATCGTATTGAAGGTGGTGCTAGGCGGGGAGGCAATCTCTTTCACAGCTTCAGTCAATTCAATATTAATGATGATCAAAGAGTGTACTTTGCGAACCCTAGCGGGGTGGAGAATATCCTCACGAGAGTTACGGGCGGACAAGTATCGAATATTTTTGGGACTTTGGGAACCGAAGGCAGTGCCAATCTCTTCTTACTTAACCCCAATGGAATTGTGTTCGGTTCCAATGCTCGGTTGGATATTGGTGGTTCGTTTGTAGCGACAACAGCAAACGCAGTTCGCTTTGGAGGAATAGGAAACTTCAGCGCTACCAAGCCCGAAGTTCCACCTGTGTTAACTATCAACCCCGATGCATTGCTCTTTAACCAGATAAGCGCGGGTGCGATCGTCAATAACTCCGTTGCACCTTCCGAATTAGATCCATCTTCTAGTTTTATTGCTCGGGGTTTGCGAGTCCCAGATGGCAAGAGTTTGTTGTTGGTAGGCGGTGAGATCCAAATGGATGGTGGCAGTTTATATGCTTTTGGCGGGCGAGTGGAGCTAGGTGGCTTGGCAGGTGTAGGGACAGTGGAATTGAAGGTCGATGGTCAGAATCTAAGTTTGAATTTTCCCAATGGTGTAGAAAGAAGTGATGTTTTCCTGAGCAATGGATCTGTAGTGGATGCGATCGCAGGCGATGGTGGAAGTATCGCGATAAATGCTCGGAATTTAGAAATGAGAAGCAGAAGTGGCTTATACGCAGGCATAGCGAGAGGCATAGGTTCTGATAGCAGTCAGTCAGGAAATATCGATATTCATGCAACTGTCGCTATCAATCTTAACAATATTAGTTCGATTATTAATGCTGTACAACCAGAAGCAAAAGGACACGGAGGTAATGTCAATATTAGGACTAGCAACTTGCTGGTTCAGGGTGGGTCACAAATAGGTGCTGGTACATTTGGTATAGGCAAGGGGGGATCGTTGATTGTTAATGCTCAAGACATACAAATTATTGGTACAGGCGGCACAACAGGTAGAGGTAGCGGCTTATTTAGTTTCTCAGAACAAAATTCAACAGGGAATGCAGGTTCTTTGACCATAAAAACTGATTCCTTGCTTGTTAAAGATGTGGCAGTAGTGAGTGCTGCTACATTTGGTGCGGGTAAGGGGGGTTCTTTAACTATTGATGCTCAAAACATACAACTAATTGGTATAAGTAGTGGCTTATTTGCTTCCTCAGAACTAAACTCAACAGGGGATGCAGGTTCTTTGACCATAAAAACTGATTCCTTACTTGTCAAAGATGGGGCACAAATCAGTACTGGTACATTAGGTGCAGGTAAGGGTGGTTTTTTAATTATTGATGCTCAAGATGTGCAGTTGAGTGGTAGAAGCGGAAATCCTCAATTTCTCAGTAGTTTAACTACTGCCTCATCCTCAACAGGAGATGCAGGTTCTTTGACCATAAAAACTGATTCCTTACTTGTCAAAGATGGGGCAGTCATATTTACTGGTACATTTGGTGCGGGTAAGGGGGGTTCTTTAACTATTGATGCTAAAGACGTGCAACTAATTGGTACAAGCAGTAATCGTCGATTCGCTAGTGGCTTGTTAACCTCCTCTGTATCAACAGGGGATGCAGGTTCTTTGACCATAAAAACTGATTCATTGCTCATCAACAATGGGGCAGAAGTGAGTGCTAGTACATTTGGTGCAGGTAAGGGAGGTTCTTTAACTATTGATGCTCAAAACATACAATTGATTGATGGTGATATATCTGCCACTTCACAGCGAAACTCAACAGGGGATGCAGGTTCTTTGACCATAAAAACTGACTCCTTGCTTGCTAAAGATGGAGCACAAGTAAGTACTGGTACATTTGGTGCGGGTAAGGGGGGTTCTTTAACTATTGATGCTAAAAACGTGCAACTAATTGGGACAAGCACTGATGGTAAGTTTGGTAGTGGCTTGTATGCTTCTACAATACCAAACTCAACAGGGGATGCTGGAGATTTGATACTGAAAACTGAGTCCTTGCTTCTTTTAGATGGGGCACAAGTATTAACTGCTACATTTGGTGCAGGTAAGGGGGGTTCTTTAACTATTGATGCCTCCAATATAGTAGAAGTTGTTGGCACCTCTTTTAACGATATCTTGAGTAGTGCGATCGCAACATCTACAAATAGTTCTGGTGATGCAGGTAATGTAAATTTGAACGCCAGACGCTTAATTGTTCGTGACGGTGGTTCTCTGGCAGCAGAGACATCACAGACAAGTACCGGAAGTAGTGGTAATCTGGTCATTAATGTTAAAGATGCTGTAGAAGTGACAGGAATTTCCAACACAAATGAGCGCCTAAGTTCTCTGTCCGTTCGCAGTCGGGGTCAGGGACAGGCGGGAAATCTAACCGTAAACTCACCCCGCATTAGCGTAAAAGACAGGGGTGAGATTAACGCAGAGTCTTTTACGGCTGATGGTGGAAACATTACGCTCAACACCGATTTGCTGCTACTGCGTCGCGGCGGTACGGTTTCTGCAACTGCAGGTATTAACCAAGGTAAAGGCAATGGTGGCAATATTACAATTAATGCAAACAACGGCTTTATCGTTGCTGTTGCAGAAGAAAACAGTGACATTAGTGCTAATGCCTTTGAAGGTCGTGGAGGAAACATAAATATCATCACGAATGGTATTTATGGGTTACAGTACCGCCCTTCTCTCACTCAGTTAAGTGATATTAACGTTAGTTCCCAGTTTGGAATCAACGGGACGGTGCAAATCAACACACCTGACATCGACCCTAGTGGTAATTTAGTTGAACTGCCAGTCAATTTAGTAGATGCCACACAGCGAGTTTCGACTGGTTGCAATCGAGGAGGGAGACAAAGAAAGAATTCATTTACTGCTACCGGACGTGGAGGATTACCACCTTCTCCTATAGAACCATTAACGGAAGACTCCGTACTTGCTCAATGGGTGATACCTCTATCTTATGTGGGAACGACTGAAGCCGTAAATAGGACCAGTTTAGAAGCAAGCGGCACTGCCACAACACATTTATCAACTCAAATTGTGGAAGCCTCTAATTGGGTAATAGATCGCAATGGCGATATTGTTTTAGTCGCAGGAGCACCTGGGACGGTACTTTACAATTCTACTTCTCTCAATGCATCTTGCTCTGTTTTCTAA
- a CDS encoding sensor histidine kinase has protein sequence MTLTPQVSSSNFVKRTFHRLSIRQKIVMGYGLALGIAVLGTIAGLEIGNRYYQKARAQMMVADEEGGLLSELQGALLEIQSHQQEIVPILKQSQIVQAKNSDLLIHLTETKKLIERLQEFSKTHSQKDLQGFLEKHEMTFTEYFQQVQLLLQKLNSNAKSQEESEARSLIWQFYQHPDVIQFNKFTHELKLFTLSIQERQKQADLAQNQVATLQVQIIIGSILLSTALATAFAFYTSRTIARPIKAVTAVAKQVTKEANFDLQVPVITEDEVGELAISLNQLIQQVKKLLEEQNVETQARLIQNEKMCSLGRMLAGVAHEIINPVNFISGNLVHAKNYTHDILTLLQTYKTEIPNPPVSVQALAEEIDLDFLEVDLPKLLTSIEFGADRTREIARSLKDFARLDEGEIQFVDIHACLNSTLLILQNRLKKGINIVRNYGEIPNVPGYPGLLYQVFMNLLSNAVDALEEKNADTSQVIPEITITTELGDLDMVVVRIGDNGSGISLENQSKIFETFFTTKPRGIGTGLGLAITYQIVVEKHSGKITCKSELDKGTEFTVFLPMNSQ, from the coding sequence ATGACTTTGACACCTCAGGTAAGCTCTTCTAACTTCGTTAAACGAACATTCCACCGACTTAGTATTCGACAAAAAATTGTGATGGGTTATGGTCTGGCGTTGGGAATTGCTGTTTTGGGGACAATAGCAGGATTGGAAATCGGCAATCGCTACTATCAAAAAGCTAGGGCTCAAATGATGGTAGCAGATGAAGAAGGAGGATTGTTAAGTGAACTGCAAGGCGCTTTATTAGAAATCCAAAGCCACCAGCAAGAAATTGTGCCTATTTTGAAACAATCCCAGATTGTGCAAGCAAAAAATTCTGATTTATTGATTCATCTAACGGAAACAAAAAAGTTAATCGAGCGATTGCAAGAATTTAGTAAAACCCATTCTCAAAAGGATTTACAGGGTTTTCTAGAAAAGCACGAGATGACATTCACGGAGTATTTTCAACAGGTTCAACTTCTACTTCAAAAACTGAATTCTAATGCCAAATCTCAAGAAGAATCGGAAGCGCGATCGCTCATCTGGCAATTTTATCAACATCCAGATGTAATTCAATTTAATAAATTTACTCATGAATTAAAATTATTCACTCTATCAATTCAGGAGCGTCAAAAACAAGCAGATCTTGCCCAAAATCAGGTAGCGACACTGCAAGTTCAAATTATTATTGGCAGTATACTGTTATCTACAGCACTTGCTACAGCATTTGCGTTCTACACAAGTCGTACTATTGCTCGCCCGATCAAAGCAGTGACAGCAGTTGCCAAACAAGTCACTAAAGAAGCCAATTTTGATTTACAAGTACCTGTCATTACAGAAGATGAAGTTGGGGAATTAGCAATCTCTCTCAACCAACTTATTCAACAGGTTAAGAAACTTTTAGAAGAACAAAATGTGGAAACCCAAGCTCGACTGATTCAAAATGAAAAAATGTGTAGCTTGGGAAGAATGCTTGCAGGAGTTGCTCATGAGATTATCAATCCTGTTAATTTTATTTCTGGCAATCTTGTCCATGCAAAAAACTACACTCATGATATTCTCACTTTGTTACAAACTTACAAAACTGAAATACCGAATCCCCCCGTTTCCGTCCAAGCACTTGCTGAGGAGATAGATTTAGATTTTTTAGAAGTAGATTTACCAAAACTATTGACTTCTATAGAATTTGGTGCCGATCGAACCCGTGAAATTGCTCGAAGTTTAAAAGATTTTGCCCGATTGGATGAGGGAGAAATTCAATTTGTAGATATACACGCTTGTTTGAACAGCACGCTCTTAATTTTGCAAAATCGGTTAAAAAAAGGTATTAATATTGTACGTAACTACGGAGAAATTCCCAATGTTCCGGGTTATCCTGGGTTATTATATCAAGTGTTTATGAATTTATTATCTAATGCCGTTGATGCTTTAGAAGAAAAAAATGCAGACACTTCTCAAGTTATTCCCGAAATTACGATTACAACCGAACTTGGCGATTTAGACATGGTTGTTGTAAGGATTGGAGATAACGGTTCGGGTATTTCGTTAGAAAATCAGAGCAAAATATTTGAAACATTTTTTACGACAAAACCTCGAGGGATTGGCACTGGTTTGGGTTTAGCTATTACTTATCAGATTGTGGTGGAAAAACATAGTGGGAAAATCACTTGCAAGTCGGAGTTAGATAAAGGGACTGAGTTTACAGTCTTTCTCCCAATGAATTCCCAATAA
- a CDS encoding YcjF family protein: MPLSRAIALIVGLIVILGLSLWLINSLIQLYWQLSWSSPLLGNLLSILVVICIAALIGGFVYYILVIQAGEQRQRRKRRQQANIQVPDARPEAASSTLQAVRQQLEQVQDEVTRQALLSKSREIEANLARGEIQVVVFGTGSAGKTSLVNAILGRVVGKVDAPMGTTQVGETYCLRLKGLERKILITDTPGILEAGVAGTEREQLARELATEANLLLFVVDNDIRRSEYEPLRSLAEIGKRSLVVLNKVDLYTDEDKEVILARLRERVRGFIAPSDVVAISANPQVVELEEGGLFQPEPEILPLLKRMAAILRAEGEDLVADNILLQSLRLGEEARKIIDAQRRRQANKIVERFQWIVAGVVSVTPIPVVDLLATAAVNAQMVVEIGRVYGCDLNLERAKELALSLGKTLASLGIVKGALQLLSVALQTNIGTFIIGRAIQGVTAAYLTRIAGKSFIEYFRNDQDWGDGGITEVVQRQFQLNRRDEFMKSFIQEAISRVVKPLQEESEP; encoded by the coding sequence ATGCCTCTATCCCGTGCGATCGCGTTGATTGTTGGTCTGATCGTTATCCTGGGACTCAGCCTATGGTTGATTAATTCTCTTATTCAGCTTTACTGGCAATTATCTTGGAGTTCTCCCCTGCTGGGTAACTTACTGTCGATCTTAGTCGTTATTTGTATAGCAGCCTTAATTGGTGGATTTGTTTACTATATATTAGTGATTCAGGCAGGAGAGCAGCGTCAACGCCGCAAGCGCAGACAGCAAGCAAATATCCAAGTTCCAGACGCCAGACCCGAAGCAGCTTCTTCCACTTTACAAGCTGTGCGACAGCAGTTGGAGCAAGTTCAAGATGAAGTCACCCGTCAAGCTTTACTTAGCAAATCGCGAGAAATTGAAGCGAATCTTGCTCGTGGTGAGATTCAAGTGGTGGTATTTGGTACGGGGAGTGCTGGAAAAACCTCTTTAGTGAATGCAATTTTGGGACGCGTGGTTGGTAAGGTTGATGCGCCCATGGGAACCACTCAAGTTGGAGAAACTTACTGTTTGAGATTAAAGGGATTAGAACGCAAAATTTTAATTACGGATACACCAGGGATTTTAGAAGCAGGTGTGGCGGGAACTGAACGGGAACAGCTTGCACGAGAACTAGCAACGGAAGCAAATTTACTCTTATTTGTTGTAGATAATGATATTCGGCGTTCCGAATACGAACCGTTGCGATCTCTGGCAGAAATTGGTAAGCGATCGCTTGTTGTCTTAAATAAAGTCGATCTTTATACAGACGAAGATAAAGAAGTTATTTTGGCACGTTTGCGCGAACGAGTGCGCGGATTTATTGCACCCAGTGATGTTGTGGCAATTTCAGCCAATCCTCAAGTGGTGGAGTTAGAAGAAGGCGGTCTCTTTCAACCAGAACCCGAAATCTTACCATTACTCAAGCGAATGGCAGCAATTTTGCGAGCAGAGGGTGAAGATTTGGTGGCTGATAATATCCTCCTGCAATCTTTGCGCTTGGGTGAAGAAGCAAGAAAAATTATCGATGCTCAACGTCGCCGCCAAGCTAATAAAATAGTTGAGCGATTTCAATGGATTGTTGCTGGTGTGGTTTCCGTGACACCAATACCAGTGGTAGATTTGCTTGCAACAGCTGCTGTGAATGCCCAAATGGTGGTGGAAATTGGGAGAGTTTACGGTTGCGATTTAAATTTGGAGCGTGCAAAGGAATTGGCGCTGTCTTTGGGGAAAACTCTTGCTAGTTTGGGAATCGTTAAAGGAGCGCTGCAGTTACTTTCTGTGGCATTACAAACAAATATTGGGACTTTTATTATTGGTAGAGCCATTCAAGGCGTAACAGCTGCCTATCTGACGCGAATTGCGGGGAAAAGTTTTATTGAGTATTTTCGCAATGACCAAGATTGGGGCGATGGCGGTATAACTGAAGTTGTGCAGCGTCAGTTCCAACTGAACCGTCGGGATGAATTTATGAAGTCATTTATTCAAGAAGCGATCTCACGAGTTGTTAAACCGTTACAAGAAGAAAGCGAGCCGTGA